A window of Argopecten irradians isolate NY chromosome 1, Ai_NY, whole genome shotgun sequence contains these coding sequences:
- the LOC138308605 gene encoding amelogenin-like, producing the protein MADAISSPTHAAIQSKPTPQCHQAGTILPMPLACANPARITNSIPSVTSLAHPSLQCHQSYPIQPYIQSANVTSLIQSSHAPAYPIQPMHQPYPIQPMSQPYPIQPMPPALSNPANATSLIQSSKCHQPYPIQPCHQPYPIQPMSPALSNPANATSLIQSSQCHQPYPIQPMSPALSNPANATSLIQSSQCHQPYPIQPMPPVLSNPANATSLIQSSQCHQSYPIQPMSPALSNPANATSLIQSSQCHQSYPIQPMPPALSNPANATSLIQSSKCHQPYPIQQMSPAMPNPANTFTK; encoded by the exons ATGGCAGATGCAATC TCTAGTCCTACCCACGCCGCAATCCAGTCCAAACCCACGCCGCAATGCCACCAGGCAGGCACAATCCTCCCCATGCCACTAGCCTGCGCCAATCCAGCCCGCATTACCAATTCAATCCCGTCTGTCACCAGCCTGGCCCATCCCAGCCTGCAATGCCACCAGTCTTATCCAATCCAGCCTTACATCCAATCAGCCAATGTCACCAGCCTTATCCAATCCAGCCATGCACCAGCTTATCCAATCCAGCCAATGCACCAGCCTTATCCAATCCAGCCAATGTCCCAGCCTTATCCAATCCAGCCAATGCCACCAGCCTTATCCAATCCAGCCAATGCCACCAGCCTTATCCAATCCAGCAAATGTCACCAGCCTTATCCAATCCAGCCATGTCACCAGCCTTATCCAATCCAGCCAATGTCACCAGCCTTATCCAATCCAGCCAATGCCACCAGCCTTATCCAATCCAGCCAATGTCACCAGCCTTATCCAATCCAGCCAATGTCACCAGCCTTATCCAATCCAGCCAATGCCACCAGTCTTATCCAATCCAGCCAATGCCACCAGCCTTATCCAATCCAGCCAATGCCACCAGTCTTATCCAATCCAGCCAATGCCACCAGCCTTATCCAATCCAGCCAATGCCACCAGTCTTATCCAATCCAGCCAATGTCACCAGCCTTATCCAATCCAGCCAATGCCACCAGCCTTATCCAATCCAGCCAATGCCACCAGTCTTATCCAATCCAGCCAATGCCACCAGCCTTATCCAATCCAGCCAATGCCACCAGCCTTATCCAATCCAGCAAATGTCACCAGCCTTATCCAATCCAGCAAATGTCACCAGCCATGCCGAATCCAGCCAATACATTCACCAAATGA
- the LOC138314707 gene encoding 2-phosphoxylose phosphatase 1-like, giving the protein MMRCLRKQTLTICFGGTGFILLYWYFNVYLNDLPQTPKTRLTPHLFQTDRGIIPPSTLEDVTGVHYRPDPRDRGTQFTDRPTAGKTLPRSQRNFIAVEGRVKEYCNPPSEDLWRSEEGNVGEEFQLRSVHIIIRHGDRSPIHSIINHPNSKLSCKFDSGFLEKNQKLTSYLNNLQKTETNFHPQSDFRNWELYPNKNICDGAQLTPIGAHQHLNIGEFLQEKYFTKLFKDSFSYEDIHIRSTEYSRTFQSAIAFLYGFLPDFDLQKIQVHLSPDLLFCSPEITGLTCRCPLAQIFKLQSNGMAGSHNRNDTGHRLLVRQLADIYDIKPHQVPWLAAVLDIVMTQVCHQVELPCNRRNAACINKKLIDKVWETVDLDGVKFKTQNEPYLKFAHLSLHPLLSEIFIRMKNTVLLKISPKFFLYSGHDISLTPLLSIFGFHSDGKWPPYASRFVFELYTKRVNTNPAQGFFRVLYNGKDRTNELMFCRKLHRGLCHLHHLKYFLDNHLKWYNIVDFNTQCLNTTE; this is encoded by the exons ATGATGCGATGTTTGCGAAAACAGACGTTGACCATTTGTTTTGGAGGAACTGGATTTATCCTTCTTTATTGGTATTTTA ATGTCTACCTGAATGACCTACCACAGACCCCTAAGACTCGTCTGACACCTCACCTGTTTCAAACCGACAGAGGAATAATCCCTCCATCCACGCTTGAAGATGTTACTGGAGTACACTATCGGCCTGACCCCAGGGACAGAGGAACACAGTTTACTGACAGGCCTACAGCAGGGAAAACACTGCCTAGGTCACAGAGGAATTTTATAGCTGTGGAGGGGAGAGTAAAGGAGTACTGTAACCCTCCTTCTGAGGACTTGTGGAGGAGTGAGGAAG GAAATGTTGGAGAAGAGTTCCAGTTAAGATCTGTTCACATTATTATTCGTCATGGCGACCGTTCACCAATACATAGTATCATCAATCACCCAAACTCAAAGTTATCATGCAAGTTTGACTCGGGATTCTTGGAGAAGAACCAAAAGCTCACTAGCTATCTGAATAATTTACAGAAAACAGAAACCAATTTTCATCCACAAAGTGATTTCAGAAATTGGGAGTTATACCCGAATAAAAATATCTGTGATGGAGCTCAACTTACACCTATTGGGGCACATCAACACTTGAACATTGGAGAATTTCTCCAAGAAAAGTATTTCACAAAACTATTCAAGGACAGTTTTTCATATGAAGATATACACATTAGAAGTACAGAATACTCAAGAACATTCCAAAGTGCTATTGCCTTTTTATATGGTTTTCTTCCCGATTTTGATTTACAGAAAATTCAAGTACATCTTTCCCcagatttattattttgttcacCCGAGATTACAGGACTTACATGTAGATGTCCATTAGCTCAGATTTTTAAACTCCAATCCAACGGTATGGCAGGAAGTCACAATCGTAATGATACTGGACACAGGCTATTGGTGCGACAATTAGCTGATATTTACGATATTAAGCCGCACCAAGTGCCCTGGTTGGCCGCTGTCTTGGATATTGTGATGACTCAAGTTTGTCACCAGGTGGAATTACCATGCAACAGAAGAAATGCTGCATGTATCAACAAAAAGTTAATTGACAAAGTGTGGGAAACTGTTGATTTAGACGGCGtgaaattcaaaacacaaaatgaaCCATATTTAAAATTTGCTCATTTATCATTACATCCATTATTATCTGAAATATTTATTCGAATGAAGAATACTGTTCTTCTAAAAATCTCTCCAAAATTTTTCTTATATTCAGGGCATGATATATCATTAACACCATTACTTTCTATATTTGGATTTCATTCAGACGGGAAGTGGCCTCCATATGCCTCAAGGTTTGTGTTTGAACTTTATACAAAACGTGTAAATACCAATCCAGCACAGGGATTCTTTCGTGTTCTATATAATGGAAAGGATAGAACAAACGAACTGATGTTTTGTAGGAAACTTCACAGAGGTTTGTGTCACCTgcatcatttaaaatattttctagaTAATCATTTGAAATGGTATAATATTGTTGATTTTAATACTCAATGTCTGAATACAActgaataa
- the LOC138314700 gene encoding cocaine esterase-like, whose protein sequence is MRIISFQYAQLISVVSIFLLSTISCQQTTRVNTLLGQIEGIVKIVRNETVYQFRKIPYAKPPTGDLRFAKPVPHGSWSGVLNGTRFGPSCMQPPYENYIYDKFKPDLALSEDCLTLNIYVPRNISLDASRSVMVWIHGGSFYVGQGSMYDGSYLALTGDVVVVTINYRLGAFGFLASPEHGIHGNYGLWDQRLALQWVKSNIASFSGNPSSVTLFGQSAGGFSVSLHAILPESKGLFHRVISESGSSEGPFTIWHAAIPTSDALIGLGDCNSSESYLVCMRNRSATDIVEGHQYLVSQLLFNTRFELPSGPVVDKDFLPSDPHNILMNKSSDNYRFFQSLDFITGNVDSEGSISIGILSYFDGGFTTGFNRMNLVTLCDYFLPDFTKFIFREKNRPALSKILCSFYAASNSSHQEQNAMHAYADATLIAPAVKTLLEHSNDNNLTNSFQYLFHRRDIDPIPQNLYSIWTNGSTHGAEMAYLFGLEDYPAMYNISVTPADVDLSRTMMKYWTNFAKTGDPNSDGVPRWETYNVTRTNYINLDLNITQGQQLYSSRVNLWLNILPRLLQEHAPGIIVGK, encoded by the exons AATATCCTTTCAATATGCTCAGCTCATCTCAGTGGTGTCCATCTTCCTACTGTCCACCATATCCTGTCAACAGACCACAAGAGTCAATACTCTTCTCGGACAAATAGAAGGTATAGTAAAAATCGTCAGAAATGAAACAGTGTACCAGTTTAGGAAAATCCCGTACGCCAAACCTCCCACTGGCGACCTTAGATTCGCCAAACCTGTGCCGCATGGCTCATGGTCCGGGGTACTAAATGGGACCAGATTTGGGCCGTCGTGTATGCAACCGCCTTATGAGAACTATATATATGACAAATTCAAACCAGATCTAGCCTTGTCGGAGGATTGcttaactttaaatatatatgtgccCAGGAATATTTCCTTGGACGCTAGTCGATCTGTGATGGTATGGATACATGGAGGGAGTTTCTATGTCGGCCAGGGATCCATGTATGATGGGTCCTACCTCGCCCTCACCGGGGATGTGGTTGTTGTAACGATCAACTACAGGCTGGGAGCTTTCGGGTTCCTTGCATCTCCTGAACATGGTATCCACGGAAACTACGGTCTGTGGGATCAACGACTTGCTTTACAATGGGTCAAGTCAAATATCGCATCATTTAGTGGAAATCCTAGCTCTGTCACATTATTTGGGCAATCTGCGGGCGGGTTTTCTGTTTCGCTGCATGCAATCCTTCCAGAAAGCAAAGGGTTGTTTCATCGCGTCATATCTGAGAGTGGAAGTTCAGAGGGTCCATTTACGATATGGCATGCTGCCATTCCTACATCTGATGCACTCATTGGACTCGGTGACTGTAATAGCAGTGAATCTTATCTAGTCTGTATGAGAAATAGGTCGGCAACAGATATAGTTGAAGGTCATCAATATCTTGTTTCACAACTACTTTTCAATACTCGCTTCGAGCTGCCATCTGGTCCTGTGGTTGACAAAGACTTTCTCCCTTCGGACCCTCATAACATACTAATGAACAAAAGTTCTGATAATTATCGTTTCTTTCAGTCTCTTGATTTTATAACTGGGAATGTGGATTCAGAAGGCTCAATATCTATTGGCATATTATCCTATTTCGATGGAGGGTTTACTACTGGTTTTAATCGCATGAATTTGGTTACATTGTGTGACTATTTCTTACCCGACTTTACAAAGTTTATCTTTCGTGAGAAGAATAGACCAGCCCTGTCCAAGATTTTGTGTTCTTTCTATGCAGCTTCGAATTCGTCTCATCAGGAGCAAAACGCTATGCATGCATATGCAGACGCCACTTTGATAGCTCCAGCGGTGAAAACTCTTTTGGAGCATTCGAATGATAATAATTTAACAAATTCATTTCAGTATTTATTTCATCGTCGTGATATTGATCCGATACCCCAAAATTTGTATAGTATCTGGACAAATGGATCTACCCATGGCGCAGAAATGGCTTACCTGTTTGGTCTTGAGGATTATCCAGCGATGTATAACATATCGGTTACACCTGCTGATGTGGATTTGTCGAGAACCATGATGAAATATTGGACAAATTTTGCTAAAACAGG TGATCCGAACTCTGATGGTGTGCCGAGATGGGAAACGTATAACGTCACCAGAACGAACTACATCAACCTTGATCTAAACATCACACAGGGACAACAGCTGTACAGTTCTAGAGTCAACCTTTGGCTAAACATTCTTCCCAGGTTACTTCAGGAACACGCCCCCGGGATTATTGTTGGAAAGTGA